Proteins from one Podospora pseudoanserina strain CBS 124.78 chromosome 1, whole genome shotgun sequence genomic window:
- a CDS encoding hypothetical protein (EggNog:ENOG503NVZJ) — translation MMESAALTKAHDHARAASIATQTSDTTVAVTEHAQAAGEFANAAKGTTSIEALRMLSLLEQHHKRLSELLKLPLGLPSQNSIDSDIAEADEKDSTDHDDVKTATSSKASAAAPGSAHATKPIPTLSHQRYPGRNLSSSIANNLASARGIRSKYPSQPLTPSVSNDQAPGSLEVYPRREGSTRGSKTPDSLDHSRKPGWVPPVIAEHASHEPNKVEQNTGSSTPSEEGFSRFYSTFGTLINRLSAPLAFAGLPLISEESSVTSDRTSPVRPPEPTPPRKRQWTAHPQTTTTATTEPDLKKIYSRAALRSLPRDPSAADSFYFVPTSGHTVSYASILHHETKERRRLAASIHRDPNSLEDDDEDDFVDAQEIQIPPQLGSRRPPSLLSSHSGKSRATNEKDHLKNVVEELQLENASLKDALDRVSKRLHAFELNSQSSHLALAQSLRLQRPGSPMSASSGGGYGHLPPGGGSGEEVALKKRNAELEEQLAELTKRMVAREKDYDRLEQTVEKYRDRWEKLKAGAKARREAQSGPSTAGAGTAGDRGEGAVNVSKR, via the exons ATGATGGAGTCCGCCGCGCTCACAAAG GCACACGACCATGCCCGCGCTGCATCCATCGCTACACAAACATCCGACACCACTGTTGCCGTTACGGAACATGCGCAGGCTGCTGGCGAGTTCGCTAACGCGGCTAAGGGGACGACGAGCATCGAGGCTTTGCGCATGCTGAGCTTGTTGGAGCAACACCATAAGCGGCTGTCCGAGTTGCTGAAGTTACCCCTAGGACTCCCCAGCCAGAATAGTATCGACAGCGATATTGCCGAGGCAGACGAGAAAGATTCTACAGATCACGACGATGTCAAAACTGCAACATCTTCCAAGGCTtcagctgctgctcctggATCTGCCCATGCGACAAAGCCCATCCCCACGCTGTCTCATCAACGGTACCCTGGGCGAAATCTGTCATCCTCCATAGCAAACAACTTGGCATCCGCTCGAGGAATTCGATCAAAGTATCCCAGCCAGCCTCTGACACCCAGCGTTTCCAACGACCAGGCTCCTGGAAGTTTGGAAGTGTATCCCCGCAGGGAGGGCTCCACGAGAGGCTCCAAAACCCCGGATTCTCTGGACCACTCACGCAAGCCAGGCTGGGTTCCCCCTGTCATTGCAGAGCATGCATCTCATGAGCCCAACAAGGTCGAACAGAATACCGGCAGTTCGACCCCTAGCGAGGAGGGCTTCTCCAGGTTTTATAGCACATTTGGCACTTTGATCAATCGTCTCTCCGCGCCCCTCGCCTTCGCCGGGCTGCCATTAATCTCGGAGGAGTCATCAGTCACCTCTGATCGGACCAGCCCCGTCCGCCCCCCAgaacccacccctccacgaAAGCGCCAATGGACCGCGCATCCCCAAACGACGACAACCGCTACTACTGAACCTGATCTCAAAAAGATATACTCCCGCGCGGCCCTCCGATCCCTCCCTCGAGACCCGAGCGCTGCCGACTCTTTTTATTTTGTCCCTACGAGCGGGCATACCGTATCTTACGCTAGCATCCTCCATCATGAAACGAAAGAACGTCGTCGTCTTGCAGCCTCCATACACCGCGATCCCAACAGCCtagaggatgacgacgaagacgacttTGTTGACGCACAAGAGATCCAGATACCTCCTCAACTCGGCTCTCGCAGACCACCGTCTCTACTATCATCACACTCAGGCAAATCTCGGGCAACAAACGAAAAAGACCATCTTAAAAATGTTGTCGAGGAGCTCCAACTCGAGAACGCTTCGCTCAAGGACGCCCTGGATAGAGTGAGCAAACGTCTACACGCGTTCGAACTCAACAGCCAGAGTTCCCACCTGGCATTGGCACAAAGCTTACGGTTGCAAAGACCCGGATCGCCAATGAGTGCTTCGAGCGGTGGTGGGTACGGACATTTGCCCCCAGGTGGAGGTtcaggagaggaagtggctctgaagaagaggaacgcggagttggaggagcagctggctgagctgacaaagaggatggtggcCAGGGAGAAAGATTATGACAGGCTAGAGCAGACAGTAGAGAAATACAGGGATAGGTGGGAGAAATTGAAAGCTGGGGCCAAGGCCAGGAGGGAGGCGCAAAGTGGTCCTTCGACTGCTGGAGCTGGTACTGCCGGCGATagaggagagggggcggTAAATGTGTCTAAAAGATGA
- the MTR10 gene encoding Nuclear import receptor (BUSCO:EOG09260Z5E; COG:U; EggNog:ENOG503NUD3), translating to MASNGVEDAFAVGSVLQAMLTMRSGDNDKKKQAADYLAKFQKSKAAWTTTISILQSSTEAEAQLFAATTLKGKITYDLATQVSEGDLPALRSQILLLLKKYAPGPKPVRVQLCVCLAILAIQMQTWKDVLPTVVSTLGNDVTSHACILDFLRVLPEEVTEGRKITLSEEELSQRTSELLGDNAEQVVQLLINYAQSSPAAATNPQLFDCISSWLREVPVGVVVSSPLMSAVLHGVANDNSLLAAADCLTVICRETKEVDDNRDTIALLLPRLLELRPRIQALVDEDDTEGFKAITRVFAEAGESWALLVARDPQHFRPIVDCLLECCARDKEKDVLHYTFNFWYELKQYLTLDHYMEARVQLVDVFAQLVDILLKQLEYPASDDPNNVDLFDGDREQEEKFREFRHHMGDTLKDSCEVMGVSACLTKVYDAIKLWQEKFGGLATPTSVPHWQSLEAPLFAMRAMGRMVDNGDSSVLPQIFPLLVQIPVSNEKLRFAAIMVFGRYTEWTAAHPEFLESQFQYIVSSFQADSQEILRAAAQSFKYFCTDCKTLLSPQVIQLQAFYDGILDKLPMPSKEEVTEGVAVVLGVQKPEEIYRLLKLYCDPLINRLMVKANQATDEKSKVDLADHINLLTNFAQYVVPYIPSDQENPAVKYWQEVFPILSTILDNFITFIPICERVCRCWRNMVISYRTAITPLLGPLANKLAEGFAASKQGCFLWATSAVLREFSEDREHVEDGITNDIYVFFEAQATNVLRTMSDIKPIDLPDVIEDFYRLLIDALLYYPTKLIPSPLFTPIFQAAISALSLEKQEPVSAALHYIRDLLTYGGPNPATSSDALGTAGAQLRQIVKQLLLEQGGALIKQTMAGMMFTFPSDCFADGSGVLLHMFQLLPQETAAWVESTIRMLPAGTVTPVEANRLLSKIKEKLSGSDSDRRQIRILMQDFTNTYRRRYVAPRDGLGQLEATQFHFSG from the exons ATGGCTTCAAATGGCGTGGAGGACGCTTTTGCCGTCGGCAGTGTGCTGCAGGCCATGCTGACCATGCGGAGCGGGGATaatgacaagaagaagcaggccgCCGATTATCTGGCCAAGTTCCAGAAGTCT AAAGCTGCctggacaacaacaatctCGATACTTCAGAGCTCGACCGAGGCCGAAGCACAGCTCTTCGCGGCAACAACCCTGAAGGGCAAG ATTACATATGACCTCGCAACTCAGGTGTCCGAGGGCGACCTCCCAGCCCTGCGCAGCCAGATCCTATTGCTGCTCAAGAAATATGCGCCCGGCCCTAAGCCGGTGCGGGTTCAGCTTTGTGTCTGCCTCGCAATCTTGGCGATCCAGATGCAGACATGGAAGGATGTTTTGCCCACCGTTGTATCAACTCTTGGGAACGACGTCACAAGCCACGCCTGCATCCTGGATTTCCTCCGTGTCCTTCCAGAAGAAGTCACGGAAGGACGAAAAATCACCCTCTCT gaagaagaactCTCCCAGAGGACATCGGAACTGCTGGGGGACAATGCTGAGCAGGTGGTGCAACTGCTTATCAACTATGCACAGTCTTCTC CTGCTGCGGCTACCAACCCTCAGCTTTTCGACTGCATCAGCTCATGGTTGCGTGAGGTGCCCGTGGGTGTTGTGGTCAGCTCTCCTCTCATGAGTGCGGTTTTACATGGAGTGGCCAACGACAACTCGcttttggctgctgctgactgCCTTACTGTGATTTGCCGAGAGacgaaggaggtggatgacAACCGCGATACGattgccctcctccttccgAGGCTTCTTGAGCTCAGGCCACGCATTCAGGCTCTcgtcgacgaggacgataCCGAGGGATTCAAGGCAATCACCCGCGTCTTCGCCGAGGCTGGTGAGTCTTGGGCCTTGCTGGTTGCTCGCGACCCTCAACACTTCCGCCCTATTGTGGACTGCCTTCTTGAATGTTGCGCCAgagacaaggagaaggacgtGCTCCACTATACCTTCAACTTTTGGTACGAGCTCAAGCAGTACCTGACTTTGGACCATTACATGGAGGCTCGGGTGCAGCTCGTGGACGTCTTTGCCCAGCTGGTCGACATCCTGTTGAAACAGCTCGAGTATCCAGCATCGGACGACCCCAACAATGTTGACCTCTTCGACGGCGATCGTGAGCAAGAGGAGAAATTCAGAGAGTTCCGCCATCATATGGGAGATACGCTGAAAGATTCCTGCGAGGTGATGGGGGTCTCGGCATGCCTTACCAAGGTCTACGACGCCATCAAATTGTGGCAGGAGAAGTTTGGAGGCCTTGCCACTCCCACTTCTGTTCCCCACTGGCAATCGTTGGAGGCACCCCTTTTTGCCATGCGTGCTATGGGACGCATGGTGGATAATGGTGACAGTTCTGTCCTTCCCCAAATCTTCCCGCTTTTGGTGCAGATCCCCGTGAGCAACGAGAAGCTTCGATTCGCGGCCATCATGGTTTTTGGCCGCTATACCGAATGGACTGCGGCCCATCCGGAGTTTCTCGAGTCTCAATTCCAGTATATCGTCTCTTCCTTTCAAGCTGACTCGCAGGAGATTCTGCGCGCTGCGGCTCAGTCTTTCAAGTACTTTTGCACTGATTGTAAGACCCTGCTCAGCCCGCAGGTGATCCAGCTGCAGGCTTTTTACGACGGCATCCTTGACAAGCTTCCTATGCCTagcaaggaggaggttaCTGAGGGCGTCGCTGTCGTCCTTGGTGTTCAAAAGCCAGAGGAAATTTACCGCTTGCTCAAGCTGTACTGCGACCCCTTGATCAACCGGCTGATGGTCAAGGCCAACCAAGCAACGGACGAGAAATCCAAGGTTGATCTTGCTG AtcacatcaacctccttACTAACTTTGCACAATACGTGGTGCCATATATTCCCAGTGACCAGGAGAATCCTGCGGTCAAGTACTGGCAAGAGGTGTTCCCGATCCTGTCAACCATCCTGGATAACTTCATCACGTTCATCCCAATTTGCGAGCGTGTGTGCCGGTGCTGGCGGAACATGGTGATTTCTTACAGAaccgccatcacccctcTTCTCGGACCATTGGCCAACAAGTTGGCTGAAGGGTTTGCCGCATCGAAGCAGGGGTGCTTCCTCTGGGCCACCAGTGCAGTCTTGAGGGAGTTTTCAGAGGACAGAGAACACGTCGAAGATGGCATTACTAACGACATCTATGTCTTCTTCGAGGCGCAGGCGACAAATGTTCTCCGTACTATGAGCGATATTAAGCCTATCGATCTCCCAGATGTCATTGAGGACTTTTACCGCCTGCTCATCGACGCCCTTCTTTATTATCCCACCAAACTTATTCCCTCTCCGCTCTTCACCCCTATCTTTCAGGCTGCTATTTCGGCTTTGTCcctggagaagcaggagccCGTTTCGGCAGCCCTTCACTACATCCGCGATCTCCTCACATACGGTGGGCCAAACCCAGCCACTTCCAGTGATGCCCTTGGAACAGCCGGCGCCCAGCTTCGCCAGATTGTCAAACAACTCCTGCTCGAGCAGGGCGGAGCGCTGATCAAACAGACCATGGCGGGCATGATGTTCACCTTCCCCAGCGACTGTTTCGCCGATGGTAGCGGCGTCTTGCTGCACATGTTCCAGCTCCTTCCTCAGGAGACAGCTGCGTGGGTTGAGAGCACCATCCGAATGCTTCCCGCGGGAACCGTCACGCCCGTGGAAGCCAACCGCCTTCTCAGCAAGATTAAGGAGAAACTCAGCGGATCAGATTCCGACCGGAGACAGATCCGTATTCTGATGCAGGACTTTACCAACACATACCGCCGCCGGTATGTGGCGCCTCGGGATGGTCTAGGACAGTTGGAGGCGACCCAGTTCCACTTCTCTGGGTAG
- a CDS encoding hypothetical protein (BUSCO:EOG09265NHW; EggNog:ENOG503P5RR; COG:A) yields MDFFGRISRHARARQVLKTPAYRNRTSHRNRIHPHSSSTPTTRSHYTMTGRGGGGGRRVLLPPINFLFKLLQQRTPVQIWLYEQLSIRIIGIIRGFDEFMNLVIDDAVEVKQISKTNDTETRRNLGQILLKGDNVSLIQSYSG; encoded by the exons ATGGATTTCTTTGGGCGAATTTCACGACACGCTCGAGCGCGACAAGTCTTAAAAACACCAGCTTACCGCAACCGCACCTCCCACCGCAATCGCATCCATCCACACAGCAGCTCCACGCCAACAACCCGTTCACACTACACAATGactggaagaggaggaggtggtggtcgtcgGGTTCTGCTCCCACCAATCAACTTTCTTTTCAAACTCCTGCAGCAGAGAACACCAGTCCAAATCTGGCTCTACGAGCAGCTCTCGATCCGCATCATTGGCATTATCCGT GGCTTCGACGAATTCATGAACCTGGTT ATCGACGATGCCGTGGAGGTCAAACAAATCTCCAAGACGAACGACACAGAAACGAGAAGAAATTTGGGG CAAATTCTCCTCAAGGGCGACAATGTGTCCCTTATCCAGAGCTATTCAGGGTGA
- a CDS encoding hypothetical protein (BUSCO:EOG09264PMA; COG:H; EggNog:ENOG503P30J) translates to MGGCTLTTYQTLGVEDSRSRIRPSLGLPTRSRPSRTELLAPFYQPQSQRSPASLGNQLGVLEKAGKEIAYPHSAILTSKHTKRLQALTSMPEGAVTDEFAMASLNAAKQQLRTAMKHKLQAMTPESVLSQSLVVFNKLKTFPPFVKAKRVSVFLSMPGGEIQTDAIVRHALASGKEVFVPYLHKNPATSPALPVRVMDMVRLKDLADYEGLTPDRWGIPSINPATVHERQRVFGGPDAQHSQSTLLDLILMPGVAFDIDPNNGAIRRLGHGKGFYDYFLSRHSAKSAELGQQESPVLLYGLALSEQFLSPSEGAVPVGPFDQPLDGLILGNGEIKSPPAAK, encoded by the exons ATGGGCGGCTGCACTCTGACGACATATCAGACGCTTGGGGTTGAAGACTCCCGATCCCGAATCAGGCCAAGCCTTGGATTGCCAACACGCAGCCGTCCTTCCCGAACGGAGCTCCTAGCGCCTTTTTATCAGCCTCAATCTCAACGTTCTCCAGCATCACTGGGGAACCAGCtgggggttttggagaaAGCTGGGAAGGAAATCGCATATCCGCATTCAGCAATCTTGACATCGAAACACACCAAGAGACTTCAAGCATTAACTTCAATGCCCGAAGGCGCAGTAACAGATGAATTTGCGATGGCGTCCCTCAACGCCGCCAAGCAACAACTTCGGACGGCTATGAAGCACAAGCTCCAGGCCATGACTCCCGAGTCTGTTCTCTCACAGA GCTTGGTCGTGTTCAACAAACTCAAAACCTTTCCGCCGTTTGTCAAGGCCAAACGAGTCAGTGTCTTTCTGTCCATGCCAGGCGGCGAAATTCAGACAGACGCCATCGTCAGACACGCTTTAGCCTCCGGAAAGGAAGTTTTCGTGCCCTACCTTCATAAAAACCCAGCCacatctccagctcttcccgTGCGGGTCATGGATATGGTGCGCCTTAAAGACTTGGCAGATTATGAAGGCCTGACGCCAGACAGATGGGGCATCCCAAGCATCAACCCAGCCACCGTACACGAGAGACAGAGAGTCTTTGGTGGCCCGGACGCCCAGCACTCGCAGAGCACTCTGCTCGACCTCATTCTCATGCCGGGGGTTGCATTTGACATCGATCCTAACAACGGCGCCATCAGGCGGCTTGGGCATGGCAAAGGGTTTTATGACTATTTCTTGAGCCGACACAGCGCAAAGTCGGCTGAGCTAGGGCAACAAGAGTCTCCTGTATTGCTATATGGCTTAGCCCTGTCTGAACAGTTCCTGTCTCCGTCCGAGGGGGCAGTACCTGTTGGTCCTTTTGATCAACCTCTGGACGGGCTCATTCTCGGGAATGGCGAGATCAAAAGCCCTCCAGCTGCAAAATAA
- a CDS encoding hypothetical protein (EggNog:ENOG503NUA6; COG:T): MSSSGGRQGPLAPAPANKLDAPDLQSIPLQPLVPGSAAEREGKGPTPSPASQFSIHSPSIHNHARESDQSQVTLLPADSHGSRSRFTTNTPTAADESDSDSDSDTYSEPVSASGFGYDDFDENEFHELENFSQQPAPMTQDMPPLRSTAGFQSPSYGSITPRGSNESIPDPEVEGSAAHQRQESSGYGSRRSTRDFESRRRRTSSQARSLSVTMRKSSRQSLGSSTTVGGLEGRFGTTETSLLNDLTENHTATADEMGDDDSRSYIFESEIDEGDENDPPDNSPYAQVRASVAPTDNTSLSINTPRMWALSILFSFLGSSTNLFFSLRYPSVAITPVIALLLVHPLGLLWDYLLKRSDDPPDEYVDGFRSENASIYSSEYPSPHIIPWERRGVLDKIRLWLSQGRWNEKEHSCVYVSSNVSFGFAFATDVIVEQTQFYKQEASITYQILLTLSTQILGYTFAGLTRRFLVRPSGMIWPGTLMSAAMFTTLHKEENKEANGWRISRWKFFYAVWFGAFVFYFLPGLLMPALSYFNVITWFAPKNVVVANLFGVVSGLGLFPMTFDWAQIAYIGSPLLTPFWAAMNVVGGLVIVMWIIAPIAYYSNWLYSSYMPILSAAVFDNTGSVYDVGRVLTKDFLFDREAYSNYSRVFLPITYVLSYGVQFAGLAALITHTVCWHGKDIWRQWKRSVEEASAETKGTYEPVAGVHEDRPQRGSGRGRVPATEPARSSLSIDNLMTREDVHNRLMKRYKDAPMLWYLITFVSMTAVGIFIVEYYPIHLPWYGLLLALGICSVLFIPIGIIMAVTNQHSSIYLICQLVAGALFPGRPVANMVFVTYGYISSAQGIKFAADLKLGHYMKIPPRILFAVQMVATIVSSLTQIGVLNWMFVNVPGICTPQAINGFTCPIARVHFNGSILWGVVGPSEFFGPNATYRPLVWAFAVGGILPIPLWLYARKRKDSIVRKINLPVLFGSLGWIPPATGLNFSVWAVVCYVFNYLIKNRAGAWWAKYTMTMSAALDSGLAFGIVVVFFGFIYPGWMKGFSWWGTEVYKQGCDWQACSYLEVPDGGRFGPDRW; the protein is encoded by the exons ATGTCGTCGTCAGGTGGCAGGCAAGGTCCATTGgccccagcaccagcaaacAAACTAGACGCGCCAGATTTACAATCCATCCCACTCCAACCTCTAGTGCCAGGTTCCGCTGCTGAGAGAGAAGGCAAAGGCCCCACGCCGTCGCCGGCCTCTCAGTTTTCCATCCAcagcccctccatccacAACCACGCCAGGGAATCAGATCAAAGCCAGGTCACTCTCCTCCCTGCAGATTCCCATGGCAGCAGATCCAGATTTACGACGAATACGCCTACCGCTGCTGACGAgagcgacagcgacagcgacagcgacacCTACAGCGAGCCTGTCTCAGCATCTGGTTTTGGATACGACGATTTTGACGAAAACGAATTTCACGAACTTGAAAACTTCAGCCAACAACCGGCACCCATGACGCAGGACATGCCCCCGCTCCGCTCGACGGCGGGCTTTCAGAGCCCCTCGTACGGCTCCATTACACCAAGAGGATCCAATGAGTCTATACCCGATCCTGAAGTCGAGGGCAGCGCTGCGCACCAAAGACAAGAGTCTTCTGGATATGGTAGCAGACGATCGACACGCGATTTTGAGTCGCGGCGACGGCGCACCAGCTCCCAAGCTAGGTCGCTGTCGGTGACTATGAGAAAGTCGTCGCGCCAGTCGCTGGGAAGCTCGACTACTGTTGGAGGACTGGAAGGCCGATTTGGAACCACCGAGACGTCGCTGTTGAACGATTTGACGGAGAATCATACGGCAACGGCGGATGAGATGGGCGATGACGATTCGAGATCCTATATCTTCGAGTCGGAGATTGACGAGGGTGATGAGAACGACCCCCCAGACAACTCTCCCTATGCCCAAGTCAGGGCTTCCGTTGCGCCGACCGACAACACAAGTCTTTCCATCAACACACCACGTATGTGGGCTTTGTCCAtacttttttcctttctcggATCTTCTACCAACTTGTTTTTCTCCTTGAGATACCCCAGTGTTGCCATCACACCCGTCATCGCATTGCTACTTGTACATCCCCTCGGTCTCTTGTGGGACTATCTTCTAAAACGGTCTGACGATCCACCGGATGAGTACGTCGATGGCTTTCGAAGCGAGAATGCCTCCATATATTCATCCGAGTATCCGTCACCACACATCATTCCATGGGAGCGAAGAGGCGTATTGGACAAGATTCGGCTTTGGCTTTCTCAGGGTCGTTGGAACGAAAAGGAGCACAGCTGCGTCTATGTCAGCAGCAACGTATCGTTTGGATTTGCTTTTGCAACAGACGTCATCGTTGAGCAAACGCAGTTCTACAAGCAGGAGGCCAGCATCACCTATcaaatcctcctcaccctttCAACCCAAATTTTGGGCTACACGTTTGCCGGGCTCACACGGCGATTTTTGGTCCGACCAAGCGGCATGATTTGGCCTGGGACGCTTATGTCGGCAGCCATGTTTACGACGCTCCATAAGGAGGAGAATAAGGAGGCCAATGGCTGGCGGATTAGCAGATGGAAGTTCTTTTATGCCGTCTGGTTTGGTGCCTTTGTCTTCTATTTCCTTCCTGGGCTTCTGATGCCAGCTCTAAGCTACTTCAACGTCATCACGTGGTTTGCCCCCAAGAATGTGGTGGTTGCCAACCTGTTTGGCGTCGTGTCAGGTCTGGGACTGTTTCCCATGACATTTGATTGGGCTCAGATTGCCTACATCGGGTCACCTCTGCTTACCCCGTTCTGGGCAGCCATGAATGTGGTCGGCGGCTTGGTGATTGTGATGTGGATCATCGCACCAATTGCGTACTACAGCAACTGGCTGTATTCTTCATACATGCCAATTCTATCAGCAGCCGTGTTTGACAACACTGGTAGCGTTTACGACGTTGGCAGAGTTCTTACCAAAGACTTTCTGTTCGACAGGGAGGCTTATTCAAATTATAGTAGGGTGTTTCTGCCCATCACCTATGTGCTTAGCTACGGCGTTCAGTTTGCCGGGCTTGCAGCCCTCATCACGCACACGGTCTGCTGGCATGGGAAGGATATCTGGAGACAATGGAAGCGGTCAGTTGAGGAGGCTTCGGCGGAAACCAAAGGCACCTACGAGCCTGTGGCCGGTGTGCACGAGGACCGACCCCAGAGGGGATCCGGCCGTGGTCGGGTACCAGCAACGGAACCAGCCAGGTCGTCTCTAAGTATCGACAACCTCATGACCCGAGAGGATGTTCACAACCGCCTGATGAAGAGATACAAAGATGCCCCCATGCTTTGGTACTTGATAACGTTTGTGTCGATGACCGCCGTGGGTATCTTTATTGTTGAATA CTACCCTATCCACCTTCCCTGGTacggcctcctccttgccctgGGCATTTGCAGcgtcctcttcatccccatTGGGATCATCATGGCTGTCACCAACCAGCACAGCAGTATTTATCTGATCTGCCAGCTCGTCGCCGGCGCACTCTTTCCCGGTCGTCCGGTAGCCAACATGGTTTTTGTAACCTACGGTTACATCTCCTCGGCCCAGGGCATCAAGTTTGCTGCTGATCTCAAGCTTGGCCACTACATGAAAATCCCACCCCGGATATTGTTCGCTGTCCAGATGGTTGCCACTATTGTGTCCTCGTTGACTCAAATTGGCGTTCTCAACTGGATGTTTGTCAACGTACCTGGGATTTGCACCCCGCAGGCAATCAACGGGTTCACCTGCCCAATCGCACGAGTGCACTTCAACGGGTCGATTCTCTGGGGCGTGGTAGGGCCGTCGGAATTCTTTGGACCTAACGCCACATATCGGCCATTGGTTTGGGCATTTGCCGTCGGTGGGATTTTGCCTATTCCGCTGTGGCTATACGCACGCAAGAGAAAGGACTCCATCGTTCGCAAGATCAATCTTCCAGTCTTGTTCGGATCACTCGGATGGATTCCCCCGGCGACGGGCTTGAACTTCTCGGTTTGGGCTGTGGTGTGCTACGTGTTCAATTACCTCATCAAGAACCGAGCCGGAGCCTGGTGGGCGAAATATACCATGACGATGAGCGCCGCTCTGGATTCTGGCCTTGCCTTTGGGATAGTGGTGGTGTTCTTTGGTTTCATCTATCCGGGCTGGATGAAGGGCTTCTCTTGGTGGGGAACAGAGGTGTACAAGCAGGGCTGTGACTGGCAGGCTTGCAGCTATTTGGAGGTGCCTGATGGAGGCAGGTTCGGGCCTGATAGATGGTAA
- a CDS encoding hypothetical protein (COG:D; COG:K; COG:L; EggNog:ENOG503Q4MK) → MTMAHMKNPLATPDQIFRRSSLDSPPTELRDAIFFSAQCLTQAAGILLQLPQSVTAQANVLLARFWLIEPIMSHEFSDVSAAILYTVAKISPCPCTPRDLSNVYAYLLSSSSTFLSPPGSNPPKNIPDDYYQSETSYQAFHSRILSLEHLILCSLSFDTTVSLPHPLAITYLQSMDFLYVPKEKITRRVVEYLNTALLSPQLLCLTTQPNGLAVAAIYNAAKDLGAKMPECEWWEVFDVDREDLGFLVVGMRSLEGWVGGMMGEEGVLGKKKRGGMITRKEVRDILGGGRPPQEEEEDPEVVMARRMDEKMREIEGDAA, encoded by the exons ATGACCATGGCGCACATGAAGAATCCTCTCGCAACACCCGATCAGATATTTCGCCGAAGCTCATTGGACTCGCCCCCTACCGAACTTCGAGATGCGATATTTTTCTCGGCCCAGTGCCTTACCCAAGCAGCTGGCAtcctccttcagctccccCAGTCCGTCACCGCGCAAGCCAATGTCCTCTTGGCGCGCTTCTGGCTTATAGAACCAATTATGTCACATGAGTTCAGC GACGTATCAGCAGCTATTCTCTACACGGTCGCCAAAATCAGTCCCTGCCCTTGCACGCCCAGGGATCTATCCAACGTCTATGCCTACCTCCTCTCGAGCTCTTCCACGTTCCTATCTCCTCCTGGCAGCAACCCACCGAAGAACATCCCAGATGACTACTACCAATCCGAAACCTCCTACCAGGCTTTCCACTCGCGGATCCTGTCGCTGGAGCACCTCATCCTGTGTTCGTTGTCGTTCGACACGACGGTGTCGTTGCCGCATCCCCTCGCGATTACATACCTCCAGTCAATGGACTTTTTGTATGtccccaaggagaagatcacAAGGAGGGTGGTCGAGTATTTGAATACTGCTTTGCTGTCACCGCAGTTGCTGTGCCTGACGACTCAACCCAACGGGCTGGCAGTGGCGGCGATTTACAATGCGGCGAAGGATTTGGGAGCCAAGATGCCGGAGTgtgagtggtgggaggtATTTGATGTGGATAGAGAGGATCTGGGAttcttggtggttgggatgAGAAGTTTGgaagggtgggttgggggtatgatgggggaggaaggggtgttggggaaaaagaaaaggggggggatgatAACGAGAAAGGAGGTGAGAGatattttgggggggggcaGGCCGCcgcaagaggaggaggaggatccaGAAGTtgtgatggcgaggaggatggatgagaagatgagggagattgagggGGATGCCGCGTGA